The following DNA comes from Hordeum vulgare subsp. vulgare chromosome 3H, MorexV3_pseudomolecules_assembly, whole genome shotgun sequence.
cggcgccgcaagggcctgtgcttcaactgcgacgagccgtatgcgccgggtcatacgtgcgcccgcttgttctacttggagaccgtcgacgacgcggaggtggaggccctcaccgcggggctcgacgccaccacactctccgaggccggcgtcatgacctacgggccggtcgacgcgaccgccttcctcgtctcccttcatgccatggctggcatcaagacggcaaagacgatgctgcttccggtgacgatcaaggggagcgtctcaccgcgctcgtggacacgggttcgacgcacaacttcctgtccggggacgccatgcgccgcctcgcactccaaccggcgagctcggagaagttcagcgtcaccgtcgccaacggggaccgccttgcttgccagggggtggcgcggcaggttcccgtcctcatcagcgacgagccgttctccatcgactgcgtcagcatcgacctgggctgctatgacttcatcctcggcatcgacttcctgtccactctcggccccatcctttgggacctcgatgtgctgtccctcatcttctggcgcgagggcggccgtcgcgttcagtggacaggcatcggcggctccggcaccgtgactccacagctccagttgatggcggccgcactggacgaggcgcatcccctcctggccgacctcctgcagcagcacagcgacatcttcgacgagccacagggcctccctcccgcgcggccctgtgaccaccgcatccacctgctgccggacacggcacctgtagccgtgcgtccgtaccggtaccctcagctACAGAAAGACGAActcgagcgtcaggtggcggtcatgctcgcgcagggcatcatccggattttgacatcgccgttctccgcctcggtgctccttgtgcgcaagcccgacggcacatggcgcttctgcatcgactaccgcaccctcaacgccctgacgtccaaggacaagttccccatccccgtcgtggatgagctcttggacgagctacacggagcgcgcttcttcaccaagctcgacctttgctcgggctaccatcaggtgcgcatgcaccctgacgacatcgagaagacggcATTCCacactcaccatggccacttcgagttcctggtggtgccgttcggcctctccaacgcgccggcgaccttccaggccctgatgaacgacgtgctcagcccatacttgcgccgctttgtgcttgttttctttgatgacattctcacctacagtgcatcttgggcggagcacctacaacacgtggccatcatcttcaacgagcttcgagcgcatcgtcttcacctcaagcgctcgaagtgctcgttcggcatgacctccgtcgcgtacctggggcacgtcatctcggcggacggggtagcgatggacacagacaaggtcgccgccgtcgccgcgtggccgatcccgcggtcaccgcgggcgctccgcggcttcttgggcctcgccggctactaccggaagtacatccgggacttcggcctcatcgccgcgccactgacgcgtctccttcgacgcgacgccttctcctgggacgaggaggcgactacggcattcgaggctctccagcgggcgctcacgacgggactcgtcctccagatgccggactttGATATGCCGATCACggtggactgcgacgcctctggcatcggcttcggcgcTGTCCTTcaccagggcgagggaccgctcgccttcttcagccgccccgtcgccgctcgccatcacaagctcgcggcctacgagcgcgagcttattgggctggttcaggcggtgcgccactggcggccttatctttggggccggtcattccgtgtgcgcacggaccattacagcctcaagttcttgctggaccagcgcctctccacagttccgcaacaccagtggatcagcaagctctttggcttcgacttcaccATTGAGTACTgccccggccgtctcaacacggtcgccgacgccttgtcccgccgcgacactgaggatgtcacggacgacgtcgccatggctggcactatcatgtgcattcgctccgggccatctttcgccttcatcgacgacattcgccgggcaacttcgacggtcgtggacgcccagggcctgcgccagcgccttgacgccggcgagctggacgcgcctggcgcttggacgaggggctgctcctacatggccgccgcatcttcgtgcccgaccatggcgacctgcgccaccaggtcctgaccttggcgcactctgcagggcacgagggcgtgcagaagactctccatcgtctccgtgctgatttttacatcctcggtgatggcgcgatggtccgcgactgggtgcggtcgtgcgtgacgtgccagcggaacaagacggagacactacgacccgcgggtctactgcagccgctggacgtaccctcccaggtgtgggcggatatttccatggacttcatcgagggccttcccaaggtgggcggcaagtccgtcatcctaacggtggttgaccgcttctccaagtacgcgcacttcatcgccctgggtcatccatatacagccgcctccgtggcgcgggccttcttcgacggcatcgtccgcctccatggttttccgtcgtccatcgtcagcgatcgtgatcccgtgttcacgggacatgtctggcgggatctctttcgactggtgggcgtgaagctccgcatgagcacggcattccaccctcagacagacggccaatccgaggtggtcaacaaggtgatcgccatgtacctgcgctgtgttactggtgatcgtccacgagcttgggtggactggttggcgtgggcggagtactgctacaacacctcctatcactccgccctgcgcaccacgcctttcgaggtggtctacgggcgcccacctccggcgatgctcccttacgagcctgggacgACTCGGTCCGAGACGAcgggcgacttactccgcacTCGCGACTTCATTCTGGCTGAGGCacgccagcgtcttctccaaacacagcagctggctcggaagtactacgatgctcatcatcgcgaggcggagttcgcggtgggcgattgggtgtggctgcgcctcctccacaggaccacgcagtctctggacccgcgctccaagcgcaaattgggaccttGCTATgccggtccctttcgtgtgctggagcgtgtcggcacactcgcataccgcttggagctgccagctggttctcgcctccacgacgtcttccatgtcggcttactgaaggcctaccgcggggaccctcctgcagcgacgCCGACCCTTCCTCCTGcttcggatggccgcctccttccagcttccgcacaggtggcgaaggtgctgcaggcgaagcagcgtcgcggcgtctggcatgtcttggtacagtggaccggcctgccagaggaggaagcgacttgggagaagctcgacgatttccgtcagcagtttccagatgttcagctcgaggacgagctgtttgagaaggcggggagagatgttatgaccggtacaacgtaccaacggaggaggcccaatgggcagggttaattacgggtttagcccaagttatcttacctatcttagagtccaagttatattagagtccagttatattagagtccaagttagagtccaagttatctagggttgagtggaggctgtcctcctatataaacacatgtaccccttcgatattaagcagacaataaatagtatattctgttgtcgtctccctcaggagacgagagccccaaaccctagccgcctctctctctctctctcacgccgcgacggcgcccaaccgccggcgccggcgtccccaacctcgcagcccgcacttctacccctacaacctacgtccgagacctggtagaaccctagcctctaccaaacTCCATCCTGTGTTTCTAAAGTTCATctctactccctcctttccggtttatagggctcatctttaaaatttcagatttccattatactaggctcattttgagtctagttgagttaaagtgctttgagtttcacaccatatttaattcatagagataAGGGGAAGCAAATtagtggctatgcatgcatctTTTTCGACATGCATCATGCAAGTTCAATGAAAGGGAGGATGTTACATTTATTGCCTCGgaattgaatatgtgagaaacATTTCATTGGTTAGTTAGAACTAGTGTCTtccactcacaattcaccttggttgatgaaACTTCAGATTTGAGCaccataaaccggaaaggagggagtaactCTGTACATTTGTACCGAAGttactgttagggcatatttagcaTTTATATGGTTGTACAAATATGGCTGTCATCCTGTTCAATTTGTTCCAATAATGCACTTGCTGAGACTGGAACCTAATCTACTGGCACTTCAAACTCTCCAGATGATACGCTCAAGTGATCCCTTAATGTAGAAACACATATAGCCAATTAATTTATCATGAAAACATCTGTTTCCAGATGAATTTGGACGAGTCCTGGTTGACTTTTGACGAGGAAGCTAAAGTTCTACATAACAAGGTGAGTCTTCTGATTCTTGAATGTACTCATAGAAGCTATTGCTAACCAACTCTGGTAGGTGCGGGCATTTGCAGGATGGCCAAGAACCCGTGCAAAATTGCAACTCATGAACCAAAATGGCGAACCCGATGTTCTAGACATTAAGGTTATCAGTACAAAGGTTTCCACATCCTGTAACAAAATTGGAGATGAAAACCAAATACTATTTTCGGGGAACTCACTGCTTGTTCCTTGCAGTGGGTCAACTTGGCTCGAGGTATGAACTCCGTTTAGCGTAACAAAGACATTCTGCTTGTTTTTCTCATggccttttctttctttttttctgttgtgACGTGCATATTAGGTCATGGAGCTTCAGCTACCTGGAAAGAAGGTAACTACTGCTCGCAACTTCTGGAATGGTTTGCGTGGTCAGAAGCTGTTAAAATCAACATAGAGAGAAATCTGCATTCATTTTGCAGCACATGTGCAAAGGATGCAAGTGCCAAGACACTTGACGCATGCCATGCTCGGTTTAGAACTTTAGATACATCTTGCAGGGTTAAAGGTTTGTTGACACTTGACACATGTATCCTTGGAGAAATTTGCGGGGGAGGATATAGATGGTCTCAATTTTCGGGTTTGTAAAGAAAATTATTTCCAAATTTTGTGCCACTCccactctttttttttttttttttttgacaaaTCAGGAGTACATGTACTTGGGCCTGTTAGGTTTGTGACTAGTTTTGCCACACTTGTAAGGCGCACAAATTCTTAGCCACGCTTTGGCTTGTCTAAGGGAGGTCTCGCTAGAACCGAACACACCTGACTTGAGGTGTGGCACGGAATCAAAAAACCCATTTTCCAGATTGTCATGCTCCTCTATCATTTGCAGTTTTAGTAAAAGAAATACAATGTTGCCTTGAATGGTTGTAACAGAATGTTGTTGGTTTTATCTTTTGAGAATTCAATCACGATTAGGCTGTGATTGCTACAGAGTCTTCATGGACTGACAGTGGAAGCAATGAGAAGCGACAAGCACAAGATTAAAGGCAAACAAGGCAAAGACAAGCATATATTCAAGAAGCCGATAACAAAACAGTTAACAGCTCCAATCGGCATTGGTGCATTCAGTTCTCGTGGTGTTTGCATAGGTTCATCCATTTAGGATGTTTTCTGGTAAAACTGCAATCACCATTCACCTATTCAGAATCACAACATGAACAACTTTCAACAGTCAGTTTGCTCAACAAATCTTACATTGAATTAATAGCACAAAAGATCCACTTGCTAGATCTAACCTTAACTTAATAAATCCGACTACCTGAAGACAATGTTACAACTGATACATACAATGTGTTTATGAGTAGAACAGCTGATGTGGAAACATACAGTATTCGACTTTTTACAGCAAGGACTAATTTCATGTATTTGAATTCTGCCGCAGCTTCTCCATCCTTTCTCTCCATGACATCTTTTGCATCGCCAGAACCTAACAGAAAGTTTTTTCATTAGTATCTTTTGACACAGGCAGAAATAAACTAAATACATGGAAGAACTTGGGGATTACTTCATCGCTAATGAGGGAACTGCTAGGTTGAGCTTCAACATCTTCAGCTTTCTTGCCTTCGCCATTGGTTTTAAGCTCATCCTCAGACGTTTCCGTATCAACATTCGAAGACATAGGAACACCAAACATAGCCTCATCATGTGCATCTCTGACTACGTTCTCATTCTTTGACTATGACATGCAAACAGCAAGGCATAGACAAAATACCAATGGTTAGGAACAAGGAGGAAAATAGAGAATATATCACTGTAAATTCGTTATTTTATACCTCCACCGTAGAAAGTCGGAAGCTCTTCCCTATGTGCTTAACCAGTGTAGCGTCATCATTAGCAACTAAAAAAGGAGGGCAGGGAAAGACAAATTATTAGACAACAAATTTGACATGCCAAAACAAAGGGTTTAAATTTCTGTGTAGAATCATACACCAAAGCCTCTAACAAGCTCAAGGTACTAAATATCTTGCATAGTGTAGAACAAGAAATATGCATTGCAATCCTACAAAAGATGCATCCCAGTTCCAGTAGCCAAGGAGGAGCTCAATAAAGGTGTTGGTCGAACAGTTGAAATATTGCACTAGCTGTTGTAGATTATCGTTAATACAAACTACACTGTAAAGGCACCACAATATAATATATTCTCATATTCTGGGTTCTCCAAATCTGTATATTAACCAAGTGTAGCAGCATCAACTCTATAGCAGACATACTATATTCTTGGTGTGATCCAAATCCATTCTTAACTTCACATCAATAAAACCATGATAGAACAATAGAACAAGAACAACTAAGTACACCATTTGGTCTCTTCACTGTGCATGCAATCAAACTATACACCTTCTCAGATGGAATTATACCCCCTGTGACAATTAGCCATATTGGCTTCCTAGAGTAGAGTGCATCTTGCAACACAGGTAAATAGAAGGTAATTCGATAAAAACTTTTATGTGCTGATGAGAAATTTGGCTAGGGTGTGTAAACATAATTAACTTTTGATGTGTGAAGTTTGTCTATATCCTAGGGATTTGCAAAGTGGGCTACATCCTAAACTGGGAATAGAAAACCCTAGTAGAGCTTCATATCCAAGTACCCAGACATATAgacttcaaaaaaaaaaaaatgttGGACCGTAGGTGGGTGTCTAATATGGTACCAGAACTCACTACGTATAGAGGGGATAGTCAATTCATTGGAAAAGACAGGAATCCTTATTGAATTCAAATGCAGCCATAAGAAGCCTGACCTTCAGCATcattatcatcttcatcaagtgGAGCATCCTTATTGAATTCAAACCTCCCCCAACTCACAGTGCCAGTCCCGAGGGTGGAATCTTTCGAAGCTGTCGAACATTGAAAATAAACAATATAATCTTCAGAAgaatgaaagaaaaaaaaatagccaTAAGGCACGAAGATCGTACACAACTTACACAATAACTGTGCGTGCTGAACTACAAATAGATGAATGTAAAACAGAGTTTTTCCTAATGCATCTGAATAGCATTTTACTCATGCATGCAATAGTTGATATAAATCagacatactccctccattcgaATGAATAAGGTGCGCACACATCCCCAAATCCAACTTTGACCATAAATTAAACCAATAGTATATATTTTGGTGACTTGAAAATTGTACCACTGGAAAGTTCCTCCTTCGAATATAAATTCAACGGTATAATATTTATCACATATAACCAACATTTGGTAGGTCTAAATTGTGATCAAAGTTGAATTTTGGGACGCATGCGCGCCTTATTCATTGGAATCGAGGGAGTATGAAGCACTGCTGCAAAATCGCAGCCTAAACTCGCTCTATTGGACATAATCCATGGAATGCTCATTAACAGGGGAAAAAACAAGTGGCGATACCTGTCTCTGAAAGCTGAAGCTTCATTTTTGCTTTCACTCTCTCAGCAGGAGtctgcaacaacatcaacagctcaTCACTCCGAAAACACCACAGGCAAACAACACTGCTGCACAATTGCATAGTGCAGTATTAAGTTACGGAACCAACCATTCTATCGTATCCTTCAATGAGCCTTGAGTAGTCCACTTTACCACCATCCGTACCACCGCGCCCCTTCGAGCTATGGCGGCTCTGGCCGCCTTCGTCGCGCCGCCGATCCCCATGCCTGTCACGCCTGCCTTCGGCGTGTGAGGTCCTGCCACTCCGGCGAGAAGGCGAGCGCGATCTCGACCTAGACCGGTGGTGCGACGCCCTgcggtcccccctctccctcgaCCTGGACCGGCGCCTCCGCTCCCTCGACCGGGACCTAGACCTTGACCGGCGCCGGCGCGAGCGAGACGGGGACCTCGACCGCGGCCGAGGACGGGATGGGGAGGGCGAGCGAGAGCGACGGCGCTGGCGTGGTGGGGCCTCGGGAGGCAGAGACGGcctggtgggggtgggggtgaggGTGGCGCCGGCGCGGACGAAGCCGGAgaggaacgaggaggaggaggaggaggtgctggGCTTGGATGGGAAGGAGGCAGGTTGGGAGTCGTCGGAGGAGAAGCCGAGCCCCTGCTTGAAGCGGCGGGCGCCCTCGCCCTTGCGGTTGAGCTCGTCGTAGTACGCCGCCGCCTTCTCTTCCTCCATCCCGCTGGTCGGGACGTCGGCGAGTAGGCTGGGTTTACTTTTGTTCTTTTCTTACTTCTTTAGCGAGATGCTTGGGCTGGGCTCAAAACCAAACGCGATAGGGGTTGGGCCCATTGGATAACCCAAAGCCCAGCTCGCGTTTCGCGGCCGCGGCCCACTCTCGTCTCCGAGTCGAGCAAGGGGTCAGGGAGAAGCAGAGGAGCAGGATCGGGACACCGGACCAGGAATAAATCAGGTAGCCAACTCCCTTGTAGTATACACGACGTAAATAAGCTTTGTTATCTCGTTGGTGGCGAG
Coding sequences within:
- the LOC123444144 gene encoding probable ATP-dependent RNA helicase DDX46 — translated: MEEEKAAAYYDELNRKGEGARRFKQGLGFSSDDSQPASFPSKPSTSSSSSSFLSGFVRAGATLTPTPTRPSLPPEAPPRQRRRSRSPSPSRPRPRSRSPSRSRRRRSRSRSRSRERRRRSRSRERGDRRASHHRSRSRSRSPSRRSGRTSHAEGRRDRHGDRRRDEGGQSRHSSKGRGGTDGGKVDYSRLIEGYDRMTPAERVKAKMKLQLSETASKDSTLGTGTVSWGRFEFNKDAPLDEDDNDAEVANDDATLVKHIGKSFRLSTVESKNENVVRDAHDEAMFGVPMSSNVDTETSEDELKTNGEGKKAEDVEAQPSSSLISDEVLAMQKMSWRERMEKLRQNSNT